A window of Ananas comosus cultivar F153 linkage group 4, ASM154086v1, whole genome shotgun sequence contains these coding sequences:
- the LOC109709211 gene encoding transcription factor MYB108-like: MEMGMICNSATPPSDQEEMDLRRGPWTVEEDLILVNYITAHGEGRWNSLARCAGLKRTGKSCRLRWLNYLRPDVRRGNITPEEQLLILELHSRWGNRWSKIAQHLPGRTDNEIKNYWRTRVQKHAKQLRCDVNSKQFKDLMRYLWMPRLVERIRAASGNGEVDHVYQNIAPSMMAVDQMIDGNYDDQNTGQAKPCPEDSSTAGSSSVESAGMHFSSPPVSSACFTDYYAGAPGGEDKSGDGIHTAQFDGNWTESLPSPGGYSHLGLPDFDFGGWGENLWSVDDIWLQQQY; this comes from the exons ATGGAGATGGGAATGATTTGCAACTCCGCCACTCCGCCGAGCGACCAAGAGGAGATGGACTTGAGAAGAGGGCCTTGGACTGTTGAGGAAGATCTTATTCTTGTTAACTACATCACTGCTCACGGCGAGGGCCGCTGGAACTCGCTCGCCCGCTGCGCAG gTCTTAAGAGAACGGGGAAGAGCTGTAGGCTGAGGTGGCTGAACTACCTACGCCCGGACGTCCGACGCGGCAACATCACTCCCGAGGAGCAGCTCCTCATCCTCGAGCTCCACTCTCGCTGGGGCAACCG GTGGTCTAAGATAGCGCAGCACTTGCCCGGACGGACCGATAACGAGATAAAGAATTACTGGAGGACCAGAGTGCAGAAGCACGCGAAGCAGCTTCGCTGCGACGTCAACAGCAAGCAGTTTAAGGACTTAATGCGATACCTATGGATGCCTCGCCTTGTGGAGCGGATCCGGGCAGCTTCGGGCAATGGGGAGGTGGATCACGTGTACCAAAATATTGCTCCTTCTATGATGGCCGTCGATCAGATGATTGACGGTAACTATGATGATCAGAATACCGGGCAGGCGAAGCCCTGCCCGGAGGATTCGAGCACCGCCGGATCATCATCGGTGGAGTCGGCCGGGATGCATTTCTCGTCACCGCCGGTGTCTTCTGCTTGTTTCACCGATTACTATGCCGGCGCTCCGGGAGGTGAGGATAAGAGCGGTGACGGGATCCACACGGCACAATTTGACGGGAACTGGACGGAATCACTACCGAGCCCGGGAGGTTATTCTCACCTGGGGTTACCGGACTTCGATTTCGGAGGATGGGGGGAGAATTTGTGGAGTGTGGATGACATTTGGTTGCAACAACaatattag
- the LOC109709208 gene encoding gibberellin 2-beta-dioxygenase 2-like, with product MVVASASPLIHDKVIQSFFIPVIDLSQQRSLRTELVVKSCEKLGFFKVINHGVPLNLSLKMEAAAVEFFALPGGEKQRAGPSSPLGYGSKSIGLKGDTGEVEYLLLPANPSSLSHRAWTISREGPEKFSCAANKYVEAVRKLACEILELLGEGLGLKDTEVFSRMIRDRESDSLLRLNHYLPCSSREENDKNRVGFGEHTDPQIITLLRSNGVEGLQILPPFSSGEAAWFPVSPDPTAFFVLVGDALQAMTNGRLVSVRHRAIVHPYSSRLSMVYFAAPSLHSCLAPIPEMVTVQRPRCYKSFTWGDYKKAMYSLRLGHNRLDLFRVDANEDNIKPLI from the exons ATGGTAGTGGCCTCTGCTAGCCCCTTGATTCACGATAAAGTTATACAATCTTTCTTCATCCCTGTGATCGACTTATCCCAGCAGAGGTCCCTACGCACTGAGCTCGTCGTGAAATCATGTGAGAAATTAGGTTTTTTCAAGGTCATCAACCATGGTGTGCCCCTCAACCTCTCATTGAAGATGGAGGCTGCTGCGGTAGAATTCTTCGCCCTACCGGGCGGAGAGAAGCAACGAGCGGGCCCATCAAGCCCACTTGGCTATGGGAGCAAGTCCATCGGGCTCAAAGGTGACACCGGAGAAGTCGAGTACCTTCTCCTACCTGCCAACCCCTCCTCTTTATCCCATAGAGCATGGACAATATCAAGAGAAGGCCCTGAAAAGTTCAG CTGTGCGGCGAATAAGTACGTTGAGGCTGTGAGAAAGTTAGCATGTGAGATATTGGAGCTACTGGGAGAAGGCCTAGGACTAAAAGACACTGAAGTATTTAGTAGGATGATAAGGGACAGAGAAAGTGACTCCTTATTGAGACTCAATCACTACCTACCTTGCTCCAGTAGAGAAGAGAACGATAAGAATAGAGTTGGATTTGGAGAGCACACGGACCCTCAGATCATCACGCTGCTTAGATCGAATGGTGTGGAGGGGCTCCAAATACTGCCCCCTTTCTCCTCAGGGGAGGCTGCATGGTTTCCTGTGTCGCCCGACCCCACTGCCTTCTTTGTCCTTGTCGGTGATGCTCTCCAG GCTATGACAAATGGGAGACTGGTGAGTGTGAGACACAGGGCCATTGTTCACCCCTACAGTTCAAGACTCTCCATGGTTTACTTTGCTGCACCTTCTCTTCATTCATGTCTCGCCCCGATTCCGGAGATGGTCACAGTCCAAAGGCCTAGATGCTACAAATCTTTCACTTGGGGTGACTATAAAAAGGCTATGTACTCGCTAAGACTCGGCCATAACCGCCTCGATCTATTCCGAGTAGATGCTAACGAAGACAACATTAAGCCACTAATCTAA